Proteins from a single region of Oncorhynchus tshawytscha isolate Ot180627B linkage group LG03, Otsh_v2.0, whole genome shotgun sequence:
- the LOC121846227 gene encoding uncharacterized protein LOC121846227, translating into MGKPGSTVELCKGDDILLTIKTIKLTLELQRTGTDTMGVFSIKVLPKPQRSQTNQSQTHSSTTPGPSLPPTTTVSNPIHVINVRDYSAIDQLGTETGFDGRDNLWLSYMSYMRYTAKTLKRKDCIVCGHARPVLATHPFAIGEGEGCLCILRSFYQDKPNSTLCSSLSLVFPTISPHRAPWGVKAYGGKYSCITGTGSGMDYGRLPEADCSSNITINATWPVAGLNQTSGLADVWWICGPKRVLRPILRGDWQGTCALTSLIIPLTIVDVTAEQLLGSVSRGPENIPSHGRHRRSAPWTEDVVDIHNNLLGVPVGVPHEFQALGRNDGLWHLLPIIGPAIVDARQTAWINYIYDNQQRFVNYSPDALTGMSEQLEATSRVARQNRLALDMLLASQRGVCKMFGEQCCTFIPNNTSPDGSISKALSGLDALSAEMRTMAGVEESGLFSWLGAWFGKYTGMVVTGFLTLILVFLLLMCCAACIIPCFKKSVTDVVKASGMMPLLDAPVGDADTESSFQGRMGLTEDDPCMFVLPVVKVWSPWVA; encoded by the exons ATGGGGAAACCTGGGAGCACTGTTGAACTCTGTAAAGGTGATGACATCCTACTAACCATCAAAACTATTAAGCTCACCCTCGAACTACAAAGGACCGGGACAGACACGATGGGTGTGTTTTCTATTAAGGTGCTGCCAAAACCACAGAGGTCCCAGACGAACCAGAGCCAGACACACTCCTCTACCACCCCTGGACCGAGCCTGCCACCCACCACCACTGTGTCAAATCCCATTCACGTAATTAACGTTAGAGACTATTCAGCTATTGATCAATTAGGCACTGAGACTGGTTTTGATGGTAGGGACAATTTGTGGCTGTCTTATATGTCTTATATGAGGTATACAGCTAAGACCCTGAAAAGAAAGGACTGCATTGTATGTGGTCATGCTAGACCTGTTCTGGCTACACACCCATTTGctataggagaaggagaggggtgctTGTGTATTCTGAGAAGTTTTTACCAGGATAAGCCCAATTCAACCCTCTGTTCCTCTTTGAGCCTTGTGTTTCCGACAATATCTCCTCATCGGGCCCCTTGGGGTGTTAAGGCATATGGGGGCAAGTACAGTTGCATCACGGGTACAGGTAGTGGCATGGACTATGGGAGATTGCCTGAAGCTGATTGCAGCAGTAACATAACCATTAATGCCACTTGGCCAGTTGCAGGTCTAAACCAAACTAGTGGTCTGGCTGATGTGTGGTGGATATGTGGACCCAAAAGAGTACTGAGACCCATTCTTAGAGGAGACTGGCAAGGTACGTGTGCTCTGACCAGTTTGATAATTCCACTGACCATTGTTGATGTTACTGCTGAacagctgttgggttctgtatccaGGGGGCCTGAAAACATTCCATCCCATGGGAGACATAGACGTAGTGCTCCATGGACGGAGGATGTAGTTGACATACACAATAATCTGTTGGGTGTGCCAGTGGGGGTTCCTCATGAGTTTCAGGCCTTGGGTAGGAATGATGGACTCTGGCACTTACTACCTATTATAGGTCCAGCCATAGTGGATGCAAGACAGACTGCATGGATAAATTATATCTACGATAATCAACAGCGTTTTGTGAATTACTCCCCTGATGCACTCACTGGTATGTCTGAACAGCTGGAGGCCACATCTAGGGTTGCCAGACAGAATAGACTTGCTTTGGATATGCTTCTTGCCAGTCAGAGGGGTGTCTGTAAGATGTTCGGTGAACAATGTTGCACGTTTATTCCTAATAACACCAGTCCAGATGGTAGTATATCTAAGGCCCTTAGTGGGCTTGATGCACTATCTGCTGAGATGAGGACCATGGCGGGGGTGGAGGAGTCTGGACTGTTCTCTTGGTTGGGAGCCTGGTTTGGTAAGTACACTGGTATGGTGGTTACTGGATTTCTGACCCTAATTCTTGTATTTTTATtattgatgtgttgtgctgcttgcATCATACCGTGTTTTAAGAAGTCTGTTACAGATGTGGTGAAGGCTTCAGGCATGATGCCTTTGCTTGATGCTCCAGTTGGAGATGCTGATACTGAATCAAGCTTTCAGGGGAGGATGGGACTGACTGAGGATGACCCATG TATGTTTGTTCTCCCTGTTGTGAAGGTTTGGAGTCCCTGGGTGGCATGA